TTATATGTTTGGAGGCTGCCTCCCGCCCAACTGAATGACAGCAGACATAAAAGTGATCGGCACCCCCAGACGCATTCCAGAACATGAATTCAGAGCTGATCCTCAAAACATATTTAGCAACAAAATTGGAAATGGATGACTCTGAACGTAGAAGAGGATGATTTCGCATGGCATTGATGGAAAAGGGCATAAAGAAGAAATGAGCCTTCTCGGGATGTTGGGTAACAAAGGGACTCCGCAGAAAAGCCAACTTAAATGCATGTTCACTGAAATAATTCCCCACTTTTGGATCTGTGGGATCTGGATGAGGAAGAAAAATACGGGCAAAAGGGGATGATTTGTTGTTCATGGAAACATCTGGGTACACAAAAatctttagtttttttaacatttccTGATAATCTGCATTGAAAAGTTCCCAATTGTGGTAAGGACTACATGACTTGGTCTTTGTTTGTAAAAGAGACGGAGATAAGACCGAGCTCTGGTGTGTGCCATTGCAATCACAATTGAGTCCTAGCAAAGACGAACATGGAAGACTCTCCTTCAGATTTTCTCGGACTTTAAAAACCTTTGTTGAGTTGGTCCCCTCTTCAGCCGAAGTTGATGACTTGAGCAATAAAATTTGAGGCCACAATGACAAAATCGCCAAAGAAGTAATCAACAGGACAGCAAATGATGGAAATAACACAAAGTACGCATTCCAACTGGTCTGATAGAGAACTCTTTGCAATCTTCTTCTGCCTAAGATAGTGCAGAGGAGCATCGGTTCTGAATGTCTTCAACCAGTGATAAAATGGTAACAATGACAAACAACTTCACTCAGATATACCAACCCACATTACTTACTTACATTGACAAGGAGTGAAGTATAGTTAACTAGATTCGTACTTCAGTCAGCAGAAACTCACATTATCACATATGGTGGCTGTGACATAAGCTTATCATCAAACACTTGGCAACCGATTCTTGATTCCTACACCATATTGAAATCCCAAATAGAATCACCAACCAAAAATTGTAACAGAGTTCCTTCGACCAACACATCAAGAAGTCCAGCAAAGACAATAAGATAAAACGATCCTAGCAATCCGGGATCATTTAAGTTTCTGGGGAAAAGGAGGAGTGCGCAACCCAAAAGCATACAAGTGAAGTAGAGCAGTCAGTGAACATGGGGCACTTACACGGCAGCTAGTGGAGGTGGAAAAGGAAATGGCAGCCGCAGCAGGTGGTGGAGGGACTGCAGAAGAGGGGACAGCCTGAAAGGAGGGAGACAGATCAACATAGGGCCGTCAAGGGGAGAGAGAAAGACAGAAGGCTTAGCATGTCCCGACCATTAATGCTGTAGCCTGTACATATATGTGGTTGGCAGACTATCCATTGTATTGAGCAGGTGCTgcagaattttgaaattttaacaatttagcTTAAGTCAccttgaaaatgagcacataatttctctataaaaaaaatatactaatttatttttttatattttttaaaataaagcaatttatcttcttataggaggtaaattgcttcattttaaaaataataggaggtaaattatcgtattttaaaaaatgcaaggaagtaaattgctatttaattttttcataaggggataatttgctcatttacgatatcatgagttgcttgcattttctccaataaaataattaggtcaattatgacttttttgtttatctttacATCCAtgttcaaataaattcaacaataTACTGAActgataattacatcaatataataacaaaGTATGATGATTGTTagtatatattgcatttaaaaatttagatggtAATATATATCTCttcatatttcatttattaatgtTGAGGTTTTGCTCATAATATTGGTAACATTTCTTCTCCAATTTCATCTTCCCGCCACACCATATTTAAACCCATTATCTCTTGtaacttatcatataattgtcCACTAATTCAcattaaaatagtaaataatttctaCATTCATAAAAGGGGCCTCATTCTTCTTTTCGCTATAGGAaggttttcttctttttttttttttttttttgagtagGAAGTAGGCGAAGGATGTTATTGGATTGTTATATCCTAAAAGGGACAAGTCAGGAGTGATATTGCTAGACTAGTGAGAGTATTTTTTGCAGCGGGCTTGAATCTCTTTACAAAGAACGAGATATCTACAcctcattttgaaaaatttatttttaatatttaaattgcaattattattTCGACCCCAGtcatataatacaaatatccatatatatatattgagatttaAACTCATGATTTTGAATGAGACCTTAAGTTTAGGTCAATTATGTCTTTTTAAAGTTGAAGTCTTGTAATTAGTTTGAATTCCAtgaatattagtatatatctatctttacactaatttttttcctttctataATTATAGGTGTGCTGCACTTTTCGTCATTTATTTTCTCGTAAACACATTTAGTCTTTGATGCATTTAGTTTCGTAACTATTGATAAActaattttagtcttatatgtattttactCAAATGATAGttagttctgtaa
This region of Sesamum indicum cultivar Zhongzhi No. 13 linkage group LG4, S_indicum_v1.0, whole genome shotgun sequence genomic DNA includes:
- the LOC105160132 gene encoding probable glycosyltransferase At5g03795 isoform X2; its protein translation is MSQPPYVIIHSEPMLLCTILGRRRLQRVLYQTSWNAYFVLFPSFAVLLITSLAILSLWPQILLLKSSTSAEEGTNSTKVFKVRENLKESLPCSSLLGLNCDCNGTHQSSVLSPSLLQTKTKSCSPYHNWELFNADYQEMLKKLKIFVYPDVSMNNKSSPFARIFLPHPDPTDPKVGNYFSEHAFKLAFLRSPFVTQHPEKAHFFFMPFSINAMRNHPLLRSESSISNFVAKYVLRISSEFMFWNASGGADHFYVCCHSVGREAASKHIILRNNAIQLTCSSSYFQRLYSAHKDVALPQVWPRRSDKVLNPPNARNKLVFFAGRVQNSGIRQQLLTLWRNDTSFDIFSGHPSYPYEEGFRRSKYCLHVKGYEMLLS
- the LOC105160132 gene encoding probable glycosyltransferase At5g03795 isoform X1 — encoded protein: MSQPPYVIIHSEPMLLCTILGRRRLQRVLYQTSWNAYFVLFPSFAVLLITSLAILSLWPQILLLKSSTSAEEGTNSTKVFKVRENLKESLPCSSLLGLNCDCNGTHQSSVLSPSLLQTKTKSCSPYHNWELFNADYQEMLKKLKIFVYPDVSMNNKSSPFARIFLPHPDPTDPKVGNYFSEHAFKLAFLRSPFVTQHPEKAHFFFMPFSINAMRNHPLLRSESSISNFVAKYVLRISSEFMFWNASGGADHFYVCCHSVGREAASKHIILRNNAIQLTCSSSYFQRLYSAHKDVALPQVWPRRSDKVLNPPNARNKLVFFAGRVQNSGIRQQLLTLWRNDTSFDIFSGHPSYPYEEGFRRSKYCLHVKGYEVNTARVSDAIHYGCIPVLISNYYDLPFANILDWSKFSIVVNQADVALLKHILTSVSEQTYLNLYQNLCMVRKHFKWHADPVSYDAFHMTAYQLWLRRGLHRLVT